The following are encoded together in the Candidatus Omnitrophota bacterium genome:
- the tsaD gene encoding tRNA (adenosine(37)-N6)-threonylcarbamoyltransferase complex transferase subunit TsaD encodes MKILGIETSCDETSVSVVKNGQLILSNVIATSLKDHQKYGGIIPEIASRKQLELINTVTHRALETARVPLKQIDAIAVTSNPGLIGSLLVGISFAQSLSYALKKPLVEVNHITAHLYANFLRKIKQENKIKELPRLPAIGLVVSGGHSSIFHIKNFENFLLLGQTRDDAAGEAYDKVARILKLGYPGGPVIDRISKKGINKKIHFPCANLSNSFDFSFSGIKTSVYYHVKKQKELSSSGIQEIAYAFQKSVVGALVKKTILACESKHIKTLVVGGGVAANSELRKELHSQAKKKNINVFFPDIDLCMDNAAMIAGLGYHLIKK; translated from the coding sequence ATGAAAATTTTAGGCATAGAAACATCCTGCGATGAAACATCCGTATCCGTTGTTAAAAACGGACAGTTAATCCTGTCGAACGTTATTGCGACAAGCTTAAAAGATCACCAAAAATACGGTGGTATCATCCCGGAAATCGCTTCACGTAAACAATTAGAGCTTATTAATACGGTAACACACCGGGCTTTGGAAACAGCAAGAGTTCCATTAAAACAAATCGATGCGATTGCGGTTACATCAAACCCAGGCCTAATTGGCTCACTTCTAGTAGGCATTTCCTTTGCGCAATCTCTATCCTATGCTTTAAAAAAGCCGCTTGTTGAAGTCAACCATATCACAGCACATCTTTATGCAAATTTCTTAAGAAAAATAAAACAAGAAAATAAGATAAAAGAGCTTCCTAGGCTCCCGGCAATTGGTCTTGTTGTCTCTGGTGGACATTCGAGCATTTTTCATATAAAGAACTTTGAAAATTTTTTACTATTGGGCCAAACACGCGACGATGCGGCAGGTGAAGCATACGATAAAGTTGCACGAATTCTCAAGCTAGGATATCCTGGTGGACCTGTTATTGATCGAATTTCAAAAAAAGGAATAAATAAAAAAATTCACTTTCCTTGTGCAAATCTATCCAATAGTTTTGATTTTAGTTTTAGCGGTATTAAGACCTCAGTCTATTACCATGTCAAAAAACAAAAAGAATTAAGCTCTTCAGGTATTCAAGAAATTGCATACGCATTTCAAAAAAGCGTCGTTGGAGCACTTGTTAAGAAAACAATTCTGGCCTGCGAATCAAAACATATTAAAACCCTTGTCGTCGGAGGAGGCGTTGCCGCTAACTCAGAACTTCGAAAAGAACTTCATTCTCAGGCAAAAAAGAAAAATATCAATGTCTTTTTTCCTGATATTGACTTATGCATGGATAACGCCGCGATGATTGCAGGACTTGGGTATCACCTAATAAAAAAATAG
- a CDS encoding divergent polysaccharide deacetylase family protein, with protein sequence MNEKQRNLLAIASCAFLIISSLGGLFYIYLNKPFEKHRPVIRKMFGRPDTGRIAIIIDDWGYNKNCDFLKNIDIPIAISVLPNLPYSKLSAQCAHENNKEVMLHLPLEPHKFTEVYPPNYIITTNMDAKKIEQTIDDYLESVPYAEGINNHMGSKAVQDKAFMKIILRYLKNKKLFFVDSRVTSDSICKEAAAEVRIPFAQRDVFLDNLSNEEYIRNQIKKLANIAKKQGYAIGIAHNRPSTLKVIQEQSQKLKEQGFEFVTVKTLTGY encoded by the coding sequence ATGAATGAAAAGCAACGAAACCTTTTAGCAATCGCTTCATGCGCCTTCCTTATCATTTCATCTTTAGGAGGTTTATTTTACATTTATCTTAATAAGCCTTTTGAAAAGCACAGACCTGTCATTCGAAAAATGTTTGGAAGACCTGACACAGGACGCATTGCAATCATTATTGACGATTGGGGATATAATAAAAACTGCGATTTCTTAAAAAACATCGACATTCCTATTGCCATCTCTGTTTTGCCGAATCTTCCTTATAGTAAACTTTCGGCGCAATGCGCTCACGAAAATAACAAAGAAGTCATGCTTCATCTTCCTCTAGAGCCACATAAATTTACTGAAGTCTATCCACCAAATTATATCATCACGACCAACATGGACGCAAAAAAAATAGAGCAAACAATTGATGATTATCTAGAGTCTGTGCCTTACGCCGAGGGGATCAATAATCACATGGGATCAAAGGCCGTTCAAGATAAAGCCTTTATGAAAATCATTCTTCGTTATCTTAAAAATAAAAAATTATTTTTTGTTGATAGTCGAGTAACTTCAGACTCAATCTGTAAGGAAGCAGCCGCTGAAGTACGAATTCCTTTTGCACAACGCGACGTCTTTTTAGACAATCTTTCAAATGAAGAATACATTAGAAATCAAATCAAAAAACTTGCCAATATTGCCAAAAAACAAGGTTATGCCATTGGCATTGCCCATAATCGACCTTCAACACTTAAAGTTATTCAAGAGCAAAGTCAAAAACTCAAAGAACAAGGGTTTGAATTTGTTACCGTAAAAACACTTACTGGCTATTAA
- a CDS encoding S41 family peptidase, with protein sequence MTKKILIIIICLFSVLTLTKIATSEIDKKDTLPDDLYSQIELFSYALTTVQAAYTEEPSAKELIYGSLKGMLSSLDPHSQFLTPEDFKDLKTETEGKFGGLGIEISIRDNLLTVITPLEGTPAWKAGVKAKDKIVKIDTESTKDITLSEAVKKLRGSPGTKIDITIFRESEGKILDFTITRELIHIQDVKDVMILDDTIGYIRLTEFREDSYKEFKKALNTLKSKNADSLILDLRNNPGGLLNVAIDITEEFLPEGQIIVITKSRNPSQNSVEKSKNSNGEFINWPIAVLINEGSASASEILAGALKDNKRGVIIGTQSFGKGSVQSVIPLPDGAGLKLTTSKYFTPSDISIHGIGITPDIIVEYESINVSKNDESEDAAKKIFDDVENGDKELDVNAIKDQKAKKRLLADDQVKSAISVLKGIKVYRKEL encoded by the coding sequence ATGACTAAAAAAATTCTTATTATTATTATTTGTCTTTTTTCTGTTTTAACGCTAACGAAAATTGCAACATCTGAAATCGATAAAAAAGACACGCTACCCGACGATCTTTATTCTCAAATCGAACTTTTTAGCTATGCGCTAACAACTGTGCAAGCAGCTTACACGGAAGAACCATCCGCCAAAGAACTTATTTATGGATCATTAAAAGGAATGCTAAGCTCACTTGATCCACACAGTCAATTCTTGACACCTGAAGATTTTAAAGATCTAAAGACCGAAACAGAAGGCAAATTTGGAGGACTCGGCATTGAAATTTCAATCCGAGATAACCTTTTGACAGTAATCACTCCCCTAGAAGGAACGCCAGCTTGGAAGGCTGGTGTCAAAGCCAAAGATAAAATTGTAAAAATTGATACAGAATCAACAAAAGATATTACCTTAAGCGAAGCTGTTAAAAAATTGAGAGGCAGTCCGGGCACAAAAATTGACATAACCATATTTCGTGAAAGCGAAGGAAAAATTCTTGATTTTACAATTACACGCGAGTTAATTCATATTCAAGATGTTAAAGATGTTATGATCCTTGATGACACAATTGGATATATTCGTCTAACAGAATTTCGTGAAGATTCCTACAAAGAATTTAAGAAAGCTCTCAATACCCTTAAGAGCAAAAATGCCGATAGCCTTATTTTAGATTTACGCAACAATCCTGGCGGTCTTCTTAATGTTGCAATCGATATTACAGAAGAATTTCTTCCTGAAGGACAAATTATTGTCATAACAAAATCCAGAAACCCATCCCAAAATAGCGTTGAAAAATCAAAAAACTCAAATGGAGAATTTATTAATTGGCCAATTGCTGTTTTGATAAACGAAGGAAGCGCTTCAGCAAGCGAAATTCTAGCCGGCGCACTCAAAGACAATAAAAGAGGAGTTATCATTGGAACGCAGTCCTTTGGAAAAGGCTCTGTACAATCCGTAATTCCTCTGCCAGATGGGGCAGGTCTCAAATTAACAACAAGCAAATACTTTACACCTTCAGATATTTCAATTCATGGAATCGGCATCACGCCTGATATTATCGTTGAATACGAATCAATCAACGTGTCGAAAAATGATGAGAGCGAAGATGCCGCCAAAAAGATTTTTGATGATGTTGAAAATGGCGACAAAGAATTAGATGTAAACGCAATCAAAGACCAAAAAGCTAAAAAACGTTTATTAGCGGATGATCAAGTAAAGTCGGCTATAAGCGTTCTAAAAGGAATAAAAGTTTACCGCAAAGAGCTTTAG
- the gatB gene encoding Asp-tRNA(Asn)/Glu-tRNA(Gln) amidotransferase subunit GatB has product MKQYETVIGLEVHLQLNTKTKIFCGCSTEFGKNPNSQTCPICLGLPGTLPVLNKKVLEYAMKIGLALNCEINSLVKFDRKNYYYPDLPKAYQISQYDFPIAHTGYLNVKTGNEIKKIGITRAHMEEDAGKLIHDPKIKSSLVDYNRTGTPLVEIVSEPDMRSAQEAYNYLTTLKLCLQYLDVSDCDMEKGSLRCDANVSIREKGQTELGTKTELKNLNSFKAVKSSLEFEVARQIKLVESGERIIQETRLWDEHKQITVSMRSKEEAHDYRYFPEPDLVPFMVEKEEVEKTKKNLPESPSKKQNRFIANYELSDYDANVLVQDKEIADFFEECTKKYNSPKKVCNWVTGALKQELNTRKIDLLKAKLSSDDLIALIDKVETGVLSNLAGKDVLKIKFDTGKTIDQIINDHGFAQVSDDETLEKVIKEVIDENPSIIEQIKSGKESAVGFLVGQSMKKTQGKANPKKIGEMIKRRILND; this is encoded by the coding sequence ATGAAACAATACGAAACCGTGATAGGTCTTGAAGTTCATCTTCAGTTAAATACAAAAACAAAAATATTTTGCGGATGCTCAACTGAATTTGGGAAAAATCCAAATAGTCAAACCTGCCCGATCTGCTTAGGACTTCCGGGCACGCTACCGGTGCTAAATAAAAAAGTCCTCGAGTATGCCATGAAAATCGGCCTTGCCCTTAATTGTGAGATTAACTCGCTTGTTAAGTTTGATCGAAAAAATTACTATTATCCTGATCTTCCCAAAGCGTATCAAATTTCGCAATATGATTTTCCAATTGCACACACAGGATATCTGAATGTTAAAACAGGAAACGAAATTAAGAAAATCGGTATTACGCGTGCTCACATGGAAGAGGATGCCGGCAAACTTATTCATGATCCAAAAATTAAAAGCAGCCTCGTTGATTACAATCGAACAGGCACACCTTTGGTTGAAATTGTAAGCGAACCCGACATGCGATCCGCTCAAGAAGCTTATAATTACTTAACAACACTCAAACTTTGCCTGCAATATTTAGATGTTTCAGATTGTGACATGGAAAAAGGAAGCCTGCGTTGTGATGCCAACGTATCAATCCGAGAAAAAGGCCAAACAGAACTCGGAACAAAAACAGAGTTAAAAAATCTAAACTCTTTTAAAGCAGTTAAAAGTTCTCTGGAATTTGAAGTCGCTCGTCAAATCAAGCTTGTTGAATCAGGCGAACGTATCATTCAAGAAACAAGGCTATGGGATGAACACAAACAAATCACTGTCTCAATGCGCAGCAAAGAAGAGGCCCACGATTATCGCTATTTTCCAGAACCTGACCTTGTTCCATTTATGGTTGAAAAAGAAGAGGTCGAAAAAACAAAAAAAAATCTTCCAGAGTCACCATCAAAAAAACAAAATCGCTTCATTGCAAATTACGAATTGTCCGATTATGATGCCAACGTACTTGTTCAGGATAAAGAAATTGCTGATTTCTTTGAAGAATGCACAAAAAAATACAATTCACCAAAAAAAGTTTGCAACTGGGTTACGGGCGCACTTAAGCAAGAATTAAATACACGCAAAATCGATCTTTTAAAAGCAAAACTATCCTCAGATGATCTCATCGCCTTAATTGACAAAGTTGAAACAGGCGTATTAAGCAATTTAGCCGGTAAAGATGTTTTAAAAATCAAATTTGATACAGGAAAAACTATCGATCAAATTATTAATGATCACGGATTCGCGCAAGTTTCAGATGACGAGACTCTTGAAAAAGTTATCAAAGAAGTGATCGATGAAAATCCTTCAATAATCGAACAAATTAAATCTGGAAAAGAAAGCGCTGTTGGCTTTCTTGTAGGACAATCTATGAAAAAAACACAAGGAAAAGCAAACCCTAAAAAAATTGGTGAGATGATCAAAAGGAGAATCCTCAATGACTAA
- the gatA gene encoding Asp-tRNA(Asn)/Glu-tRNA(Gln) amidotransferase subunit GatA produces the protein MKLNELTAHKIISLIKEKKETAESVFLAVKQAIDAFDKRINAYAHISEKPIKSESSTKEFPVPIAIKDNICIKDYPTTCSSHILEGFRPPYNATVVDKLLESGARITGHANMDEFAFGSSTETSFFGPTRNPWNLECVPGGSSGGSAASVAAHEAIWALGSDTGGSIRQPASFCGIVGLKPTYGRVSRYGLIAFASSLDQIGPLTKDVEDSALLLNLIAGHDEMDSTSANLPVPDYTKALTGDIKNLKIGIPKEYFVEGIDPEVKEKIITAIEVLKKKGAQFKEISLPHTEYAVATYYILATAEASSNLARFDGAQYGLRCYPKDKRRTPIIDMYEETRNQGFGQEAKRRIMLGTYSLSSGYYDAYYLRAQKVRTLIKNDFDEAFKEFDAILTPTSPTTAFKLGEKASDPLSMYLSDIYTISANLAGIPALSLPCGFSNDGLPIGLQIMTKPFDEEMIFRIAHTYEQNTDWHKKKVTL, from the coding sequence ATGAAGCTAAACGAACTCACCGCGCATAAAATTATAAGTTTAATTAAAGAAAAAAAAGAAACGGCCGAATCTGTTTTTTTAGCCGTAAAACAAGCAATTGATGCCTTTGACAAAAGAATCAATGCATACGCTCATATTTCAGAAAAACCAATTAAATCAGAAAGCTCTACTAAAGAATTTCCTGTCCCAATCGCAATCAAAGATAATATCTGCATTAAAGATTATCCAACCACTTGCTCATCGCATATACTTGAAGGCTTTAGACCGCCATACAATGCAACTGTTGTTGATAAACTTTTAGAATCTGGCGCTCGTATAACCGGACATGCCAATATGGATGAATTTGCGTTTGGATCATCCACTGAAACATCTTTTTTTGGCCCAACACGAAATCCCTGGAATTTAGAATGTGTCCCTGGCGGATCAAGCGGTGGATCTGCAGCGTCTGTTGCGGCACACGAAGCGATTTGGGCCCTAGGATCTGACACCGGAGGATCGATTCGTCAACCAGCTTCTTTTTGTGGCATTGTTGGCCTTAAACCAACCTATGGGCGAGTTTCTCGCTATGGTCTTATCGCCTTTGCCTCTAGCCTTGATCAAATCGGCCCTTTGACTAAAGACGTTGAAGATTCAGCATTATTGTTAAATCTTATTGCTGGCCATGATGAGATGGACTCAACTTCCGCTAACTTGCCTGTTCCTGACTATACCAAAGCATTAACCGGTGACATCAAAAATCTTAAAATTGGAATTCCAAAAGAATACTTTGTTGAAGGCATTGATCCTGAAGTAAAAGAAAAAATTATAACAGCTATTGAGGTCTTAAAAAAGAAAGGTGCTCAATTTAAAGAAATTTCGTTGCCGCATACAGAATATGCCGTGGCCACATATTATATTTTAGCAACAGCAGAAGCCAGCTCTAATCTCGCACGCTTTGATGGCGCTCAATACGGATTACGTTGTTATCCAAAAGATAAGAGACGAACACCCATTATCGATATGTATGAAGAAACTCGAAACCAAGGCTTTGGACAAGAAGCCAAGAGACGCATTATGTTAGGAACGTATTCACTATCTTCTGGTTATTATGATGCCTATTATTTACGAGCACAAAAAGTAAGAACCCTAATCAAAAACGATTTTGATGAAGCCTTTAAAGAATTCGACGCTATCCTGACGCCAACATCTCCAACAACTGCATTTAAACTTGGAGAAAAAGCATCTGACCCGCTGTCCATGTATCTTTCAGATATTTATACGATTTCTGCAAATTTAGCAGGTATTCCAGCGCTTTCATTGCCTTGTGGATTTTCAAATGATGGACTTCCGATTGGTCTACAAATTATGACAAAACCATTTGATGAAGAAATGATTTTTCGCATTGCTCATACATATGAACAAAATACAGATTGGCACAAAAAGAAAGTCACGTTATGA
- the gatC gene encoding Asp-tRNA(Asn)/Glu-tRNA(Gln) amidotransferase subunit GatC: protein MVSKKDVQYISHLSRIYTDDQEAEALAKNLEDILTYIEKLKKLDITNVKPTSHVLPLKNVFRDDILRKSLGQQAAIKIAVESENGSFKVPQVIE, encoded by the coding sequence ATGGTCAGCAAAAAAGATGTTCAGTACATTTCGCACCTTTCAAGAATCTATACGGATGATCAAGAGGCAGAAGCACTTGCAAAAAATCTAGAAGATATCTTGACCTACATTGAGAAACTAAAAAAACTTGATATCACCAATGTTAAGCCAACAAGCCATGTTTTGCCTTTAAAAAACGTTTTTAGAGATGATATTTTGAGAAAATCACTTGGACAACAAGCGGCAATAAAAATTGCTGTTGAAAGTGAAAATGGCTCTTTTAAGGTTCCTCAGGTGATCGAATGA
- a CDS encoding YbgC/FadM family acyl-CoA thioesterase produces the protein MKKKIYYHDTDAGGVVYYGTYLNYLEEARTEFLEDLGLSVSEFQKQGYMYAVRNCTISYKSPARYGETLICTASLKKMTAAQLIFDQQVTEEKSGRLIVISEITLVCLTTDFKPSQIPENLRQVLEPKIKNV, from the coding sequence GTGAAAAAGAAAATCTATTATCATGACACGGATGCAGGAGGAGTCGTTTACTATGGAACATATTTAAATTATCTTGAAGAAGCCCGAACAGAATTTTTAGAAGACTTAGGGTTAAGCGTATCCGAATTCCAAAAACAAGGCTACATGTATGCTGTCCGCAACTGCACCATTTCTTACAAAAGTCCTGCACGTTATGGTGAAACGCTTATTTGCACTGCCTCTCTGAAGAAAATGACAGCTGCTCAACTCATTTTTGACCAACAGGTTACAGAAGAAAAATCTGGGCGCCTTATAGTCATATCGGAAATCACGCTTGTCTGCCTAACAACAGACTTTAAACCAAGCCAAATCCCTGAAAATCTCCGGCAAGTTCTTGAGCCAAAGATTAAAAACGTCTAA
- a CDS encoding PilZ domain-containing protein has protein sequence MDSKQDKCRLDDDNRYFPRWEVSNKVTYKHESGINFHEGVSRDISNTGVCLRTYEKIQPQEKLFMTIELSDGISIQAQGRALWEKVGEKDFLVGVRFEDISEKVQEMIFNCAFECQKGQFQEKWYEGV, from the coding sequence ATGGATTCAAAGCAAGATAAGTGTCGTCTCGACGACGACAATCGTTATTTTCCTCGCTGGGAAGTTTCAAACAAGGTCACCTATAAACATGAAAGTGGTATTAATTTTCACGAAGGCGTCAGCAGAGATATTAGTAATACGGGTGTTTGTCTGAGAACATACGAAAAGATTCAGCCCCAGGAAAAACTTTTCATGACCATTGAGTTATCCGATGGAATTTCAATTCAAGCTCAAGGTCGCGCTTTGTGGGAAAAAGTAGGTGAAAAAGATTTCTTAGTGGGTGTGCGTTTCGAGGATATTAGTGAAAAAGTGCAAGAAATGATTTTTAATTGCGCTTTTGAATGTCAAAAAGGTCAGTTTCAAGAAAAATGGTATGAAGGCGTTTGA
- the rsmA gene encoding 16S rRNA (adenine(1518)-N(6)/adenine(1519)-N(6))-dimethyltransferase RsmA codes for MKQKTKKPIHPKKYLGQNFLIDPNIINKIISASNLKSTDCVLEVGPGLGALTRKIAPEVKALIGVEKDRTLAEELSKKISDSHVKIYNDDILTFDFLKLNKKIKLIGNLPYYISSSIIEKLIENSQHISSAFITVQLEFAKRLIAKPGNKEYGSLTCFMQYHCEPRLLFKIKNSCFKPIPKVESAFVCLNFEKASPIKAENEDLLFKTIRQTFQQRRKTILNSLPNEYNKSQIKTILEKCNVSPTSRAENLTLNDFINISNYFNQL; via the coding sequence ATGAAACAAAAAACAAAGAAACCAATTCACCCTAAAAAATATCTCGGGCAGAATTTCTTAATCGATCCCAATATTATCAATAAAATTATTTCTGCATCTAATCTCAAAAGCACTGATTGTGTTCTCGAGGTCGGGCCAGGACTTGGAGCTTTAACGCGAAAAATTGCACCTGAAGTCAAGGCGCTTATTGGCGTCGAGAAGGATCGTACTTTGGCTGAAGAACTTTCCAAGAAAATTTCTGATTCTCATGTAAAGATTTACAATGACGATATTCTAACATTTGACTTTCTCAAATTAAATAAAAAAATAAAACTAATCGGAAATCTTCCGTACTATATCTCATCATCTATTATTGAAAAGCTGATCGAAAACTCACAGCATATATCGTCAGCGTTCATTACTGTTCAATTAGAATTTGCTAAACGATTGATTGCTAAACCAGGGAATAAAGAATACGGATCACTAACATGTTTTATGCAATATCACTGCGAGCCACGCCTTTTATTTAAAATTAAGAATTCTTGCTTTAAACCCATACCAAAAGTTGAATCTGCTTTTGTCTGCTTAAATTTCGAAAAAGCTTCACCTATAAAAGCCGAGAATGAGGATTTGCTTTTTAAAACTATTCGCCAAACTTTTCAGCAAAGACGAAAAACAATTCTAAATTCACTGCCAAACGAATATAACAAATCACAAATTAAAACTATTTTAGAAAAATGCAATGTTAGCCCAACATCGAGAGCTGAAAATCTTACCTTAAACGATTTTATCAATATCTCGAATTATTTTAATCAATTGTAA
- the pdxA gene encoding 4-hydroxythreonine-4-phosphate dehydrogenase PdxA, with protein MKPTLKSNNNKNSVIGITMGDPCGIGPEIIAKALVDPSIRNIGGFQIIGDFEVFRKYFKSPLKNCSFIDLKNFDVSKNKFTGPNKKAGEASLAYLDTALSLLKIKKISALVTGPVCKEAIQMLDPNFKGHTEYLANFFKVKKFDMMFVTKNLKVIIATRHTPLNEVSSSITQENLYQTIHLTLNSLQKQFKIKEPRIGVCGLNPHAGEGGKIGKEEQKTIIPVIKRIRKISRNIDGPFAADTLFCPFNIKKYDAIIAMYHDQGLIPIKASDFNSLVNLTIGLPIIRTSPAHGTAFDIVGKNKADPSSMIESIRLAAHLSQ; from the coding sequence ATGAAGCCTACATTGAAATCAAATAACAATAAGAATTCTGTCATTGGAATCACAATGGGTGATCCTTGCGGAATCGGTCCAGAGATTATCGCAAAAGCTCTTGTCGATCCTTCTATCCGCAACATTGGAGGATTTCAAATTATTGGAGATTTTGAAGTTTTTCGGAAATATTTTAAAAGCCCTTTAAAAAATTGCTCATTTATTGATTTAAAAAATTTTGATGTTTCTAAAAACAAATTTACAGGGCCCAATAAAAAAGCAGGAGAGGCCTCCTTGGCTTATCTTGATACAGCTTTAAGCCTTCTGAAAATCAAGAAAATATCTGCACTGGTTACTGGACCAGTTTGCAAAGAAGCCATTCAAATGCTTGATCCTAACTTTAAAGGACACACAGAATATCTAGCCAATTTCTTTAAAGTAAAAAAGTTCGATATGATGTTTGTTACAAAAAATCTAAAAGTCATCATTGCAACTCGACACACTCCACTTAACGAGGTAAGTTCTTCGATTACGCAAGAAAATCTTTATCAAACAATTCACCTTACGCTGAACTCTCTTCAAAAACAATTCAAAATTAAAGAACCAAGAATTGGAGTCTGTGGGCTTAATCCACATGCAGGAGAAGGCGGAAAAATCGGAAAAGAAGAACAAAAAACTATTATTCCAGTCATCAAAAGAATTAGAAAAATTTCAAGAAATATCGATGGTCCATTTGCTGCCGATACTCTATTTTGCCCATTTAACATAAAAAAATATGACGCCATTATTGCTATGTATCATGACCAAGGACTAATCCCAATTAAGGCATCTGATTTTAACAGTCTCGTCAATCTAACAATCGGACTTCCAATCATTCGCACATCTCCAGCTCACGGGACAGCCTTTGATATTGTTGGAAAAAATAAAGCCGATCCGTCATCGATGATTGAATCTATTCGATTAGCAGCACATTTATCTCAATGA
- a CDS encoding peptidyl-prolyl cis-trans isomerase, translating to MTHFKKTAQFLLIIILLLSGASKGYCQFSDRILAVVNDNAITMQDLKQFLSMLYINLASTGRSKEEIKEIMSYYQANGLSRLIDNKLIVDAADQKELIIRPEGVDKRIDEIKSKFQTEKEFLDDLTSQGLTVSEVRERILEDLKIRYMENSEVSSKVFVSPQEVTTFYEENIDKFKKPETVELDSIFIPNEGRDPKDVEREAKKALELLNNKETNKTFAEVAKNFSDSPAIGTIARGEAIPEIEDVVFNLKEGEVSSIVPVETGIYIFQVKKKTPESIPSLEEAKEYIQNILTQKQTNELREAWLKKLRNEAYIEIK from the coding sequence ATGACACATTTTAAGAAAACAGCACAATTTTTATTAATCATAATATTGCTTCTCTCTGGTGCAAGCAAAGGATACTGCCAATTTTCCGATAGAATTCTTGCCGTTGTAAACGACAATGCGATTACAATGCAAGACCTCAAACAATTTCTATCGATGCTTTATATCAATCTCGCATCAACAGGGCGAAGCAAAGAAGAAATTAAAGAAATCATGTCTTATTACCAAGCTAACGGCTTATCAAGGCTTATTGACAACAAGCTAATTGTAGATGCTGCCGATCAAAAAGAACTTATAATCAGGCCAGAAGGAGTTGATAAGCGGATTGATGAAATCAAATCAAAGTTTCAAACTGAAAAAGAATTCTTAGACGATCTCACCTCACAAGGACTAACAGTCTCTGAGGTTCGAGAACGGATTCTCGAAGATCTAAAAATACGCTACATGGAAAATTCCGAAGTTTCATCAAAAGTTTTTGTTAGCCCTCAAGAGGTTACAACATTTTACGAAGAAAATATTGATAAATTCAAAAAACCAGAAACAGTTGAGCTCGACTCAATATTTATACCAAACGAGGGGAGAGATCCAAAAGATGTTGAACGAGAAGCAAAAAAAGCCTTAGAACTCTTAAATAACAAAGAAACCAATAAAACTTTTGCAGAAGTTGCTAAAAATTTTTCTGATTCGCCTGCGATCGGAACTATCGCAAGAGGCGAAGCAATCCCAGAAATTGAAGATGTAGTATTCAATTTGAAAGAAGGCGAAGTTTCTTCTATTGTCCCTGTCGAAACTGGAATATATATTTTTCAAGTTAAGAAAAAAACTCCTGAAAGCATCCCCTCCCTAGAAGAAGCAAAAGAATATATCCAAAATATTTTAACTCAAAAACAAACTAACGAACTTCGAGAAGCATGGTTAAAAAAACTAAGAAATGAAGCCTACATTGAAATCAAATAA